The following are encoded in a window of Cyanobacteriota bacterium genomic DNA:
- the psbQ gene encoding photosystem II protein PsbQ has protein sequence MSPNFFFGMKRFWSTVLTLALVICVTLAGNSLALAAKKQVPLTYTPAQQEQIQRFLTPVTALRDRMNELSTLIEKENWTDVRSFIHGPLGELRRRMNYLSDRLLPADRKVAKAQAMAVYGHLNELDAAAAAFSYSRSRQHYQDALADFDAFLETVQKSLN, from the coding sequence CTTTGGTATGAAGCGCTTTTGGTCTACTGTCCTTACCTTAGCCTTGGTTATCTGTGTCACACTAGCTGGCAATTCACTGGCGTTAGCCGCTAAGAAACAGGTACCTCTCACCTATACTCCAGCCCAGCAAGAGCAGATTCAACGGTTCCTAACTCCGGTAACAGCCTTGCGCGATCGCATGAATGAGTTGTCAACCTTGATTGAGAAAGAAAACTGGACTGATGTGCGGAGCTTCATCCATGGCCCACTAGGAGAGTTGCGTCGGCGCATGAACTACCTCAGCGATCGGCTACTACCTGCTGACCGGAAGGTTGCCAAAGCACAGGCTATGGCGGTCTATGGGCACCTAAACGAACTGGATGCTGCTGCTGCCGCGTTTAGCTATTCCCGATCACGTCAGCACTATCAAGATGCCTTAGCAGACTTTGATGCATTTC